A DNA window from Cutaneotrichosporon cavernicola HIS019 DNA, chromosome: 2 contains the following coding sequences:
- a CDS encoding uncharacterized protein (Fungal trichothecene efflux pump (TRI12)), whose protein sequence is MTASERTPLLSSAGSSTLASPTRETTKFGSVVLPAVPNAKTVLPAAPAKITGDGTPAPPLHRSRPLKETMTRTRLVVILAGIWSSNFAYALQSTAIPTLAPTIASSFQHAELAAYLGSVFTLANTAFIPVYGVLIDALGRRFAMLAACSFYGAGSAACAMAPGMWSLVAARGLTGLGGGGLLTVSAVICTDLVALHERGFYQVFGVGAALGGPTAGILADRYGWPLAFWSQLPVVVFCATIVFVFLPEPPIAPTHTSLLHGLISLDWAGVVLLSTSTASLILGLSFHTSYLRPWSHPSVYGLLIASVVLLVAFVAAEMRAERPIVPMGLFKTSQLRAIWSSAVLLMIGSQALLFHVPTYFAVLMDMPAAEAGWVLSVCSGIGLSTGTLFAGHHIRRGGRYTWLGVVSLLPSIWGAWIAATWQPNWPTWGYYATILPLNTGYAVYLCVSLIALISSVDSRAMPKATALLYTVRSLGATLGVSLGGSIQVGALVRALRQRFGDMAGGEAIIDAVVHSKAAIKDLPKRYAKMALDAYAVSLRTVWIASGCVAVIAVVCASFIQQNEIHKGDEPREPREQAEQAESA, encoded by the exons ATGACGGCGTCGGAACGcacccccctcctctcgtcGGCGGGGAGCAGCACGCTCGCATCGCCAACTCGCGAAACAACAAAGTTTGGAtccgtcgtcctccccgccgtccccaacgccaagaccgtcctccccgccgctcccgccAAGATCACTGGAGATgggacgccggcgccgccgctccaCCGCAGCCGGCCCCTCAAGGAGACGATGACCCGCACgcgactcgtcgtcatcct CGCGGGCATCTGGTCGTCCAACTTTGCGTACGCACTGCAGTCCACCGCTATCCCGACGCTGGCACCCACCATCGCCAGCTCGTTCCAGCACGCCGAACTTGCCGCGTACCTCGGCAGCGTGTTTACGCTGGCGAACACGGCCTTCATCCCAGTGTATGGGGTGCTGATTGATGCGCTGGGGCGGCGATTTGCCATGCTCGCCGCATGCTCGTTCTATGGGGCTGGGAGCGCAGCATGTGCTATGGCGCCGGGGATGTGGTCCCTCGTCGCTGCGCGAGGACTGACCGGCctcggaggagggggaTTGCTGACTGTTTCGGCAGTGATTTGCACTGATCTCGTCGCATTGCATGAGCGCGGGTTCTATCAAG TGTTTGGAGTAggcgcggcgctcggcggcccGACAGCCGGTatcctcgccgaccgctATGGCTGGCCTTTGGCGTTCTGGTCGCAGCTCCCGGTCGTCGTGTTCTGCGCGACAATCGTCTTTGTATTCCTCCCCGAACCGCCCATTGCCCCAACCCATACCTCGCTCCTTCACGGTCTCATCTCGCTCGACTGGGCCGGCGTTGTCCTCCTCTCAACCAGTACGGCATCACTGATCCTCGGCCTGAGCTTCCACACCTCGTACTTGCGCCCATGGTCCCACCCGTCCGTGTATGGCCTCCTTATCGCATCGGTCGTGCTGCTCGTGGCGTTCGTAGCGGCTGAAATGCGTGCCGAACGCCCCATCGTACCCATGGGCCTGTTCAAGACATCCCAGTTACGTGCGATCTGGAGCTcggccgtcctcctcatgATTGGGTCGCAGgccctcctcttccacgTCCCCACATACTTTGCCGTGTTGATGGACATGCCCGCCGCTGAAGCGGGGTGGGTCCTCAGCGTGTGCTCGGGTATCGGATTGAGTACGGGCACCTTGTTTGCCGGACA CCATATCCGCCGTGGCGGTCGATACACCTGGCTTGGGGTAGTATCTCTCCTCCCGTCCATCTGGGGTGCATGGATTGCAGCGACATGGCAACCCAACTGGCCTACATGGGGATACTACGCGACGATCCTGCCGCTTAACACTGGCTATGCAGTGTACCTCTGCGTCTCTCTCA TCGCACTCATCTCGTCGGTCGACTCGCGTGCAATGCCCAAGGCCACAGCGCTGCTGTACACTGTCCGCTCGCTTGGCGCGACGCTCGGCGTCAGTCTAGGTGGCAGCATCCAGGTCGGCGCACTGGTGCGTGCGCTCCGGCAACGGTTCGGCGACAtggctggcggcgaggcgatcatcgacgccgtcgtccaCTCCAAGGCCGCGATCAAAGACTTGCCGAAACGGTATGCCAAGATGGCCCTCGATGCGTACGCCGTCAGCTTGCGGACGGTGTGGATTGCCAGTGGCTGCGTCGCCGTTATAGCCGTCGTGTGTGCCTCGTTTATCCAGCAGAACGAGATCCacaagggcgacgagccacgcgagccgcgcgagcaggccgagcaGGCCGAGTCGGCATGA
- a CDS encoding uncharacterized protein (Belongs to the major facilitator superfamily. Sugar transporter (TC 2.A.1.1) family), with protein MSNEKQHMEAAEAEPDINFNNFNRRQSKMDFNHLEKVDTNAPEWNDLRDDAMFAEEKEKNMTLMEGLRNYPKAVFWSVAISLCIIMEGYDTQVLGNVIGLNEFRMRFGFDTGNPNPQKRYQLSAAWQTAVQQAPTIGCFFGIFLSSWAQDKWGYRRTIQIALVFLTGTIFIVFFAKNVEMLFVGELLCGLPWGAFSSSAVSYASDVAPIPLRGYLTTYINLCWIMGQMIGAGILRKVTTLPGHNAYRIPFAVQWFWPIPLFILVTLAPESPWFLVRAGRLAEAKRVVERLSKKGEMVDSDATVAMMVRTNQLEIDHETGSTYLDCLKGVDRRRTEIACVVWICQQLCGMVFCGSPTYFFLQAGLDEGNAFSLNLGITGIAFVGTVASWFLLTVTGRRPPFIIGMACMCALLWVIGGLTWPADKGGGGAWAQAGLVMLFVFIYDFTIGPLTYCVVGEVSSTRLRSKTVGLARNAYNIIGICAGILNVYMVNATEWNLRGRAAFVWGGTSLICTIWCFFRLPEMKGRSYRELDLLFERRIPARQFKKTVIDETAES; from the exons ATGTCGAACGAGAAGCAGCACAtggaggcggccgaggcggagccCGACATCAACTTCAACAACTTCAACCGTCGCCAGAGCAAGATGGACTTCAACCAcctcgagaaggtcgaCACCAACGCGCCGGAATGGAACGACCTCCGCGACGATGCGATgttcgccgaggagaaggagaagaacaTGACCCTCATGGAGGGTTTGCGCAACTACCCCAAGGCTGTCTTTTGGTCGGTCGCCATCTCTCTCTGCATCA TTATGGAGGGTTATGATACCCAGGTTCTCGGCAACGTTATTGGTCTTAACGAGTTCCGCATGAGGTTCGGCTTCGACACTGGCAATCCCAACCCCCAGAAACGTTACCAGCTCTCGGCAGCGTGGCAGACCGCTGTCCAACAGGCGCCTACCATCGGCTGCTTTTTCGGCATCTTCCTCTCGTCATGGGCCCAGGACAAGTGGGGATACCGCCGCACTATCCAGATCgccctcgtcttcctcaccGGTACCATCTTCATTGTGTTCTTTGCCAAGAATGTCGAGATGCTCTTCGTTGGTGAACTGCTCTGCGGTCTTCCGTGGGGAGCGTTCTCTTCGTCGGCCGTCTCGTACGCATCCGACGTGGCGCCAATCCCCCTCCGTGGCTACCTCACCACCTACATCAACCTGTGCTGGATTATGGGCCAGATGATTGGTGCCGGCATTCTTCGCAAGGTCACCACTCTTCCCGGTCACAACGCCTACCGTATCCCCTTTGCCGTGCAGTGGTTCTGGCCAATCCCTCTCTTTATTCTCGTCACTCTTGCTCCCGAGTCGCCTTGGTTCCTCGTCCGTGCCGGCCGACTCGCTGAGGCCAAGCGCGTGGTTGAGCGTCTCTCCAAGAAAGGCGAGATGGTTGATTCAGACGCTACCGTCGCCATGATGGTCCGCACCAACCAACTCGAAATTGACCACGAGACCGGCTCAACCTACCTCGACTGCCTCAAGGGTGTCGACCGCCGGCGTACCGAGATTGCCTGTGTCGTCTGGATCTGCCAGCAGCTGTGCGGCATGGTCTTCTGTGGTTCTCCCACCTACTTCTTCCTCCAGGCCGGTCTCGATGAGGGCAACGCCTTcagcctcaacctcggcatTACCGGTATTGCTTTTGTCGGCACGGTTGCCTCGTGGTTCCTCCTCACTGTCACTGGTCGTCGCCCGCCGTTTATCATCGGTATGGCTTGCATGTGCGCGCTCTTGTGGGTCATTGGCGGCCTCACTTGGCCTGCGGACAAGGGCGGAGGTGGCGCTTGGGCCCAGGCCGGACTGGTCATGCTCTTCGTCTTCATCTACGACTTTACCATCGGACCCCTGACCTACTGcgttgttggcgaggtcTCGTCCACCCGTCTCCGCTCCAAGACTGTCGGCCTCGCTCGTAACGCCTACAACATTATCGGTATCTGTGCGGGTATCCTCAACGTGTACATGGTCAACGCGACTGAGTGGAACCTCCGCGGCCGAGCCGCCTTTGTCTGGGGCGGCACCTCGCTCATCTGCACGATCTGGTGCTTCTTCCGCCTCCCCGAGATGAAGGGCCGCTCGTaccgcgagctcgacctcctgtTCGAGCGCCGTATCCCTGCTCGCCAGTTCAAGAAGACTGTCATCGACGAGACCGCCGAGTCGTAA